Proteins encoded in a region of the Brevinematales bacterium genome:
- a CDS encoding metallophosphoesterase family protein, with protein MIYTVISDIHGNLAALDAFFEFYRKQGLNLGKIICAGDIVGYGPEPSRCLRLIRSITDIIISGNHERMLLNMESRREASYLAVEAIEWVGRNMRPEEIDYISRLPEHLMLDPSIYLIHGSPESPDEYIFTRDSALRGIRVLKKLELKRAIVGHTHVPGVFDDAGVKHYTPGTELRLEPEQCYIINPGSIGQPRDGDPRGSFCVMDTETLAVSFYRFEYDIDRTAEQIKKAGLPIQLAHRLFNGI; from the coding sequence TTGATTTATACCGTCATCAGCGATATCCACGGAAATCTCGCCGCGTTGGACGCCTTTTTCGAGTTCTACAGGAAACAAGGCCTGAACTTAGGGAAAATTATCTGCGCGGGGGATATCGTAGGATACGGCCCCGAACCGTCGCGATGCCTGAGACTCATCCGTTCCATAACCGATATCATTATCAGCGGCAACCATGAAAGAATGCTCCTGAATATGGAATCCCGCAGGGAGGCTTCCTATCTCGCGGTCGAGGCTATCGAATGGGTCGGGCGGAATATGCGCCCGGAGGAAATCGATTATATCTCGCGTCTCCCGGAGCATCTCATGCTCGACCCGTCCATCTACCTGATCCACGGCTCGCCGGAGAGCCCCGACGAATATATTTTCACCCGCGATTCGGCGTTACGGGGTATCCGTGTGCTGAAAAAACTCGAGCTCAAGCGCGCGATAGTCGGGCATACCCATGTCCCCGGGGTGTTCGACGACGCCGGGGTGAAGCATTACACCCCCGGGACGGAACTCCGTCTCGAACCGGAACAGTGCTATATCATCAATCCCGGGAGTATCGGCCAGCCCCGTGACGGCGATCCGCGCGGATCGTTCTGCGTCATGGACACCGAAACCCTCGCCGTCAGTTTCTACCGTTTCGAGTACGATATCGACCGTACCGCCGAACAAATCAAGAAGGCGGGACTCCCCATCCAGCTCGCCCACCGCCTGTTTAACGGGATTTAA
- a CDS encoding PHP domain-containing protein yields the protein MKYKIDLHNHTTLSSQCSVLDVRDLIRLSKEAGLDAICVTEHNTMYGARRAVTIGAEMGFTVIAGQEIASASGDILAFGVEDEGLQGIPVAELCALAKKRGGALIPAHPFRTGAFSLGDTAAEYAGCFAALEGMNGNCSDEQNRRAAELAMELGLPVTGGSDAHSIQMVAKYYTVFDTEFPIIDTRGLILALKSGQYTAVKAGERSTV from the coding sequence ATGAAATATAAAATCGATTTGCACAATCACACCACATTATCCTCGCAATGCAGCGTGCTGGACGTGCGCGACCTCATACGCCTCTCGAAAGAAGCGGGGCTTGACGCGATCTGCGTAACCGAGCATAACACCATGTACGGCGCCCGCCGCGCGGTAACTATCGGCGCGGAGATGGGGTTCACGGTTATCGCCGGGCAGGAAATCGCCAGCGCATCGGGGGATATCCTCGCGTTCGGGGTGGAGGACGAGGGGCTGCAGGGCATACCCGTGGCGGAACTCTGCGCGCTCGCGAAGAAACGCGGCGGAGCGCTGATACCCGCGCACCCGTTCCGTACCGGCGCATTCTCGCTGGGGGATACGGCGGCGGAGTACGCGGGGTGCTTCGCGGCGCTTGAGGGGATGAACGGCAACTGTTCGGACGAGCAGAACCGCCGGGCGGCGGAACTTGCAATGGAACTGGGTCTTCCCGTCACCGGCGGCAGCGACGCTCATTCAATTCAAATGGTCGCTAAATATTATACAGTATTCGATACGGAGTTTCCGATAATAGATACGCGCGGTTTGATACTCGCGTTAAAATCCGGGCAATATACGGCGGTGAAGGCCGGCGAAAGGAGCACTGTTTGA